A genomic window from Vitis riparia cultivar Riparia Gloire de Montpellier isolate 1030 chromosome 16, EGFV_Vit.rip_1.0, whole genome shotgun sequence includes:
- the LOC117932891 gene encoding mitochondrial carrier protein MTM1 translates to MKAMTESENRGKLWMSTQQSSPMDLNGHDSAMSAMLQSTVTFVAEASSPETQRSKSKSENDMRFLERSFSAAGAAVLSAILVNPLDVAKTRLQAQAAGVPYSHPLSNVMSRMAYFGPNMLFADLRCSPSCPRVGIHGTVAICPPDCFQYKGTWDVFYKIIRQEGFARLWRGTNAGLALAVPTVGIYLPCYDIFRNWLEEFTAQNAPSLTVYVPLVAGSLARSLACATCYPIELARTRMQAFKEIHGGKKPAGVFKTLVEVVSHFKSTNNVQSLRSYRVLWTGIGAQLARDVPFSAICWSTLEPMRRKLLSLVGEDANAASVLGANFSAGFVSGSLAAAATCPLDVAKTRRQIENDPARALRMTTRQTLLEVWRNGGMKGLFTGAGPRVARAGPSVGIVVSFYEVVKYGLHHQFSTS, encoded by the exons ATGAAGGCAATGACGGAATCAGAGAATAGGGGCAAGTTGTGGATGAGTACACAGCAATCCTCACCAATGGATTTGAACGGGCACGATTCTGCAATGTCTGCAATGTTGCAATCAACGGTTACATTTGTAGCAGAGGCTTCATCTCCGGAGACTCAACGTTCAAAGAGCAAATCCGAAAACGATATGCGGTTCTTAGAACGGTCATTCTCTGCCGCGGGCGCCGCTGTCCTCTCGGCCATCCTCGTTAACCCTCTCGATGTCGCCAAG ACAAGGTTGCAAGCACAGGCAGCTGGAGTTCCTTACTCACATCCACTAAGTAATGTTATGAGTCGGATGGCATATTTTGGACCAAATATG TTGTTTGCTGATTTGAGGTGTTCGCCATCATGCCCCCGTGTAGGAATTCATGGTACCGTAGCAATTTGTCCCCCTGATTGTTTTCAATACAAAGGAACATGGGATGTTTTCTACAAAATTATTCGACAG GAAGGATTTGCAAGGCTATGGAGAGGTACAAATGCAGGTCTAGCACTGGCTGTACCAACA GTGGGAATCTACCTACCTTGCTATGACATTTTCCGCAACTGGCTAGAGGAATTCACGGCTCAAAATGCTCCCAGCTTGACAGTATATGTTCCCTTAGTTGCGGGTTCACTGGCCCGCTCTTTAGCTTGTGCTACTTGTTATCCTATTGAACTTGCAAGAACTCGGATGCAG GCATTTAAGGAGATCCACGGTGGTAAGAAGCCTGCTGGAGTCTTCAAAACACTAGTTGAGGTTGTCTCCCATTTCAAAAGCACAAATAATGTTCAAAGTT TGCGGAGCTACCGTGTCCTGTGGACAGGCATTGGAGCACAACTTGCTCGTGATGTTCCTTTCTCTGCAATTTGTTGGTCAACCCTGGAGCCA ATGAGAAGAAAACTCCTTAGTCTGGTGGGGGAAGATGCCAATGCAGCCAGTGTCCTTGGGGCAAATTTTTCTGCTGGTTTTGTTTCAGGGAGTCTTGCTGCTGCTGCTACATGTCCATTAGATGTTGCAAAAACCCGAAGGCAGATAGAG AATGACCCTGCCAGGGCATTGAGGATGACAACAAGGCAAACACTACTCGAGGTTTGGAG GAATGGAGGGATGAAGGGACTATTCACAGGAGCAGGTCCTCGTGTTGCTCGGGCCGGTCCTTCAGTTGGAATCGTGGTTTCATTTTATGAAGTTGTGAAGTATGGCCTACATCACCAGTTCTCAACTTCATGA